From Cucumis melo cultivar AY chromosome 3, USDA_Cmelo_AY_1.0, whole genome shotgun sequence:
TCCTCCTAATTCCCTCACTCTCTATATTTCCTCCACCTTACGGGTCTCACAACCCAATTCTAAGTCTTGAGAATAGCATATCAACTCTAATGGTGGTCCCGACTTCAAATTCGTGAGAAAATTATGAGGATCGAAAAGCTTCAAAGTTGAGTTTTTCTATAAACcttatttcttttaataagggtagttatgcatgttaattattAAAATGTTTAGTTACAATTAGAGTAGAATTTGTTTCTTATTCCCGCATGTCTCCCATTTTCCATCATTCaccatctttctttctttgtttagTTCAATACAAAAATGCACATAGCCAAAAAGAGATCGGTGAGTTTTAAACGCAATGGGCAAGTTTTGTTGAACGATTTGTGTAAGGTTTCACTTGtacatatgtttttttttttttttttttcaaagaagaACGAGGAAGGCTTCACCATATCCTACTTTTATTAAAGTAGGAAGTATCATTACAGGCTAGAGGTAAGCCAAAAACAAAAGTAGTTAATTGCAAAACGCATGAAGATTCATGGAGATAATGCTATGGTTGTGATCCTTCAGCAGATGGTGTCGAGAGGACCAAATACCAGCAAGGTTGCAGATGTTTTCCCAATAGGCTTTCAGACTGGTATGTTCCTCCCTAAAAATCAAATTGTTACGTTCGATCTAAATAGTCCATAGGGTAGCTGCAATTAAGTTGAATTTGATTATGAAACTGGGgctttttttattgaaattgcAAAGCTCAATGCATAGGGTATTTACGTTGCTTCCATTCAACTTTGTCAATGTGGTCTCTTCAATTTTTTCCCAGTTTCTTTCTGCCTTCTTGCAATGTAAGAACAAATGGTTTATATCCTCTGTGTCATTTTTGCAAGATACACACCAGTTTGGACTTAAGGATGTGTTTGGGTACCTTTTTTGAATGACATACATAGTGTTAAATCGACCATGGCTCACTGTCCAAAGAAAGAATTTCCAATTTTTTAATGCTGGATCCTCATAGGTTTTTGTAGTTAATAGCCTAGTTCATTGTGGATGCACTTGATTGCACCACAGTTTCATCGAAACGGACTTTTTTAACTGAGGCTATGATGAAGGATCCACTTTTATTTAGAGTCCACCATGGTTTACCCAACCCTTTGTTAATATCTGGTACTAAAAGAGATGGCTTAATGGATTGCCAAAGAGATTATTCCCTATCATTGAGTCTTCATCTTGTTTGAATCTTCCAATTGTTTGTGCTTGCATCCCACTTGATGGGAGTTAAGTTAGATGTTGACTGTAGTTTGTAGAGAAACTGGTTGTCCATTTATTTTAGAAGTCTTTTGGGTCTTTCTACTTGTAGCTTTTGTAGGGGCAAGTGGTTCCTATAGGTAATATAGTGAAGGGTTGAATCTTGAATTTTTAGAGGGACAGGCTACTCCATAGTTTTTGGAAAGGTAGGTGCTCCTATACTAATTGTTGTTTCTAGACAGAAAATTATTATATGACCatgattttatatattattagaGGTGTATATGATCTTCTaatgtgtttattgatatgtgatagAAATATTTTATATACACATAGATAGAAATATTTTTTGCTTGCCACGAGGGACACCACATTACTCTATGGAAGTGTGTAACTGATACAGAAGTGTTGGATATagtgtgtttattgatatgtaaTTATATCTCTACATATAGGTGTTTGATCATGTGTATTTGATGCTTTTTAGTAGAATAatcgtgttttttttttattattatagtatATATGAAAGTGTGTGCTGGTATTTTACGTGTTAGATCGTGTGCATTGTAGGTGAAGTAGAAatattattggtttgccatggaggACAACATGTATGCCTATAGCAAGCATTCTAGCTAGCAAAcaattgtttttcatatttctAACAATATGTGATGACGAACATTCTGACGTAAACTGAGACAATGAATGTCAATTTTTAACTATTTGACGTCATAAAAGACGGACAATgcaatatttattaaaaatacatTTGTAAAACGAACACAGAAGACAATGTACAATGTCAGTTTACAATCAACATTAAAGACAAATCAACATTAAATGACTTAATAACACTTTATCTAGGTTAAGAACCAAAAAAGCTAAACTTACATGATTTTTACTtgtaaaaattactttttagcCCCTAGATTTTGATGAATATGTGAATTTGGTCGATGAATTTTAAAGACATACCTTTTTAACTCCTAAGTTTACTAGAATTTACTCATTTGGCCTTCGAGGTTTTTAAAAGAGGTTTAAAAGATACTAGAAGTTTTTAGTTTTAAAGAGGAGTTTTATAAATTATTCTTCTAAtataaaatatcatataattatttaaagttaAAAGTATAAAGTTATTTAATGAACTTTTTAAACCCATTTTTTAAAACTCAGAAACTACAAAGATACATTTTAAAAACTCGAAAACTAAATGGATCTATTCATATAAACTCAATGATTATAAAGATACCTTCATCAAACTCAAGGACCACAATACTTAGGAACTAAAAGGgacaactttttctttttaatttttcaaattggAAAAggtttgaaaaataagaaattttgttGGTGTTTCATCATCAACATCACGACTTATAAAGTAAACATTTTCGAATTCATCTTTGTTAAACTAATACCATACCAATAAAGTCATCCTTGGTAAATTATATGACGTAAATGATCACCGCTTTAAATTACACTAAAGTCATCCTTAAgatattttttctttatatccGAGACTATTCAAGTCATacctcgactaatctcacgAGACAACCCGCCTAATCCTACAACGTTTGGTTGTAACAAGTATCTATTTAGTAAATGGAAAAAAGAAACGCTCATGAATCAAACTTCATAGGAAACTTCAATCCTCTAGATAACAAGAAAACGATAAACAACctaatattttcaaataagaTACTAGAGATAAATACAAAACCAATACTCTCAGGTACCGTCTTAAGACGAGGATATTGGAAacataaaagaattaaaaacagGAAATTCTCAATAAAATTGAGGATTGATGTGAAGGAGGTGGACTTGTGGATCTGAAAGAGAAGAGGGAAACTCTTAGAGAGCAATTTGCTGAGGAGGATACTAGTTGGTGccagaaaatgaaaatgaatttagcttttttttttcccatacGGTGGCAAGTGGAAGAAACAAGAGCAATTCGGGTCTGGACGACTTCTCGAAGGCTTCTTTCCATGATAATTGGAATTTTCTGAAGAGACCTTAGAAAATGTATTCAACAATTTTTTGAAAGAGGCATTCTGAATCACTCTCTTTTGGAAACATTTTTGGTCTTATTCCCAAGAAGGGAAGTGCTAAGTGGGACAAGGAGTTCAAACCCAATCAGTCTCACAACGGGTGTGTACAAGATCCTTTCGAAGGTCCTACCAAATTGCTTAAGAAAGTGCTCCCTTCCACCAATTTTTAAGCTCAGTGAGCCTTTGTTGCAGGAGACAGATTCTTGATCAAGCCTCACTGCGAACAAGGCCATTGACCATATCCTTTTTAgtaggaaaaaagaaagggaagccGACTACGTGGtgtcaatattcttttcacctTCTTCATTGAGGCGGTCAAGGGTAAACCCTGCTTTCATGAGTCACTATTCGTCTCAGTGAGTGGAAGGAAGTTGATAGAGGTTTCGGAATCTCCAGCTCTTGTCCCAGTCAAGGGAGCCTAAGACCTAGTTGGAAAGGTTGAAGTTAGAAGAAAGTATGATATCTTTCCAAGTTGTATAGGGCCAAGAAAAAGGAAAGTGTGATTTTTAAAATCGAATTTGAAAAAGCTTACAATCATTGTTAATCAGCACTTCTTGGACAGGGTGATGGAAGAAAAGACTTCAAGTATATATGCAAAAACCCTAGTGAGGTTTGGTCCTTGGTGATGGTCAGGTTTTggtcttaatttttttttgtaattattcccTGGGAAATATTTTGCTTAGTTGGAAGCCCTTTCTCTGAGAAGTTTTTTGGGTTCAGTTCTTTATTTATGCCCttatattctttctttctttctttctttttttctcaatgaaagcaATTGATTCTATAGAAAGAAAATTACACACCAATACTCAATAGATTTTTTATAATGTACTATCTACTAAACTTTCAACCTGTTACATTCTATTGTTATGCTAGGGTTTAAATCTTGTTTTCATCTATAAGCATCGAAGTTTGTTCTACTGTGGTCTTAAACGGTTGAAATGCCCATCGGGTCTCTAAACTTCAAGTTTGTTATATTTCGTTGCTTAAACTTTCAATAGGACTAGTTTAGTCCCCCTAAACTTTTAAAGAACAATCTTTTTGGACCTTGCTAGATCATCTTTCTCCCTAGATCCACCTTGCACAATGTTTCCTCCTAGCTAACTCGACTTGAAAATCTTGCTCTTATTAACATGCTATTTAGGCATGCAATAAGCTAGACTAATAATGTTCACTGTATTAAAAGGGGAAGAATCTTTACATGTCCCTTTCCTCCTTACATTTTATATGAATTCTCATATTGCCCTTCGTCGGGAGGTTATAACCTTTTATCCTTACATTTTATATGAATTATCATATTACCCTTCGTCGAGTGGTTATAACTTTTTGAGTGTTGTGCTTCGACGAGTGGTTGTGACTTTTCAAGTGTAGGTGTGTCTATTTGTGACAAGCCGCTACTCTTCGAGATAGAATGTAATAGATACTATTTAAATGCATCTATTTAGGGTGAGGTTGGTTATACACATCCAATCGGTAGGGTGCAttgattcttccaatgtatgcGTGAGATGCACttgtaaaagaaaaaccaaataaATACTTGCATTTttccactaaaaaaaataatttcatgAGATCTAAAGTTATAcagaagataaaagaaaaaagaagaagatttaaTTGAATGAAAATAATAACTAATACCGCGAAACAATGCCTCATTCCACGTAAtttcatataacaaaattagaataaaaaaataaagaaatcatCGTATAGCACATAACTGTTGAGAATAGTTATAAATAATGTTAGTCTTCTATTCATGTCTAATAATATTACTCggtgtctatcattgatagaatctaaattttactatattttgtaaatattttagtttattttactacaTTTAAAACGTCCCTAAAAATATTGcattatgtaaaaaaataaactagaACTACAAGTGAAAGTGCATCCCACGTGTTTTGTAACTAGTCTATTAAAATTAGACTAAAAGCAGGAACcaaaatttgtaagaaaaacGTTCCAAAACTAAAATGCACATTATAAAAATGATTTAGGACCAAAATAGAACTTTTTAAGTTGAAGAACTAAAATGTATATTTGAAAATTCAGGAAGCACAGTTGAATGAACTTTAGGGATCAAAATACAATATAAAACTTAATCTATTTACTTGAATTACTAATTCTAATCCAATCAAAATATGattacaaataattaaaaataaaaattttctcAACACACCCTACCGCATAAGAAAAACAAGAGCATGAATCAAAGCCGTGAACATGGAAATTACCCTAAACAAGTATCTACGAAGATTAAATTTCCATCATGCTTCAATAATGAGAAAACCTTTTTAGTATAAGCCTATGCTAACCTTCATTCAGAGAAGAAATGGAGTCTTGAGCAATTTGAGAGCTATAACTAGTTTGGATGGCCATGGCTGCCTCTCTTGTAGCGTCTCCCTTTTCCAAAACATGTTCAAGCTCAACAATCTTCTCCAACAAAAATCTTGAATTCGAGTTGGTTGATTCAACCAACTTAGTAGCAGTATCAAGAGCACTACACATCTGAAAATGCCCCAATTACAGTCATATGTAAGGAAATAATGCCTCTCCCCAAAAATCAAGCAGTTGTTCAAATCAAAGGACATGGGGAAAGAACGGGTTGTAGAAACAAACTCGTAAGTTACGGATATTATTTCATATCAATGTATAAGTATTCCCCAAAAATCCAGCACGCGAAACAGCCTACCTTCAATGTCAAAGCAGTCCATGAGtgatcattatcatcaaatacTTTGTTCAATTGGTCGTAATTTTCCTGTAGAAGAAGATGGGTAGGGTGAAATTCTCGCAGCTATGatatttgaaaaaggaaataaacaTGCAGCAAAATAGGTAAAGTCCTTATGACATTCGCAATCGT
This genomic window contains:
- the LOC103488633 gene encoding uncharacterized protein LOC103488633 isoform X3, yielding MRGTGGPLLCIGDLLCDVGEEEAVEGKGLNETPKSIPSPSSSSSSVSTTLFDLSQPPDLPQLFQENYDQLNKVFDDNDHSWTALTLKMCSALDTATKLVESTNSNSRFLLEKIVELEHVLEKGDATREAAMAIQTSYSSQIAQDSISSLNEGRNIPV
- the LOC103488633 gene encoding uncharacterized protein LOC103488633 isoform X5, which translates into the protein MRGTGGPLLCIGDLLCDVGEEEAVEGKGLNETPKSIPSPSSSSSSVSTTLFDLSQPPDLPQLFQENYDQLNKVFDDNDHSWTALTLKMCSALDTATKLVESTNSNSRFLLEKIVELEHVLEKGDATREAAMAIQTSYSSQIAQDSISSLNEGLRLP
- the LOC103488633 gene encoding uncharacterized protein LOC103488633 isoform X2 yields the protein MRGTGGPLLCIGDLLCDVGEEEAVEGKGLNETPKSIPSPSSSSSSVSTTLFDLSQPPDLPQLFQENYDQLNKVFDDNDHSWTALTLKMCSALDTATKLVESTNSNSRFLLEKIVELEHVLEKGDATREAAMAIQTSYSSQIAQDSISSLNEVHLTHTLEESMHPTDWMCITNLTLNRCI
- the LOC103488633 gene encoding uncharacterized protein LOC103488633 isoform X6; translation: MRGTGGPLLCIGDLLCDVGEEEAVEGKGLNETPKSIPSPSSSSSSVSTTLFDLSQPPDLPQLFQENYDQLNKVFDDNDHSWTALTLKMCSALDTATKLVESTNSNSRFLLEKIVELEHVLEKGDATREAAMAIQTSYSSQIAQDSISSLNEVF
- the LOC103488633 gene encoding uncharacterized protein LOC103488633 isoform X4; the encoded protein is MRGTGGPLLCIGDLLCDVGEEEAVEGKGLNETPKSIPSPSSSSSSVSTTLFDLSQPPDLPQLFQENYDQLNKVFDDNDHSWTALTLKMCSALDTATKLVESTNSNSRFLLEKIVELEHVLEKGDATREAAMAIQTSYSSQIAQDSISSLNEAWSFGS
- the LOC103488633 gene encoding uncharacterized protein LOC103488633 isoform X7, whose product is MRGTGGPLLCIGDLLCDVGEEEAVEGKGLNETPKSIPSPSSSSSSVSTTLFDLSQPPDLPQLFQENYDQLNKVFDDNDHSWTALTLKMCSALDTATKLVESTNSNSRFLLEKIVELEHVLEKGDATREAAMAIQTSYSSQIAQDSISSLNEEN